Proteins encoded by one window of Haematobia irritans isolate KBUSLIRL chromosome 2, ASM5000362v1, whole genome shotgun sequence:
- the Elba3 gene encoding early boundary activity 3 isoform X2 has product MTSFQVLTKSQEICRMSWFLIEMDEGQSKGGKENGKIVYGVIHSIDLVDNDSSNMYVNRRVRFNWNHAIIEGRVKLASDDRFFIEQQFKTLTKNNEEIILKEKFSKRYLVQYNKGSNTIVHAVVHQKEIVWPKEDFNSISIREVLIRDDKIQRMATVLYVSDSDDLIQKELDILKTRCFERAFEEPYDNIDIEMTPWLFVQYSNGPSNVSYSVVHLNSTVWQTDNLYRNVVAYIKDGDSVFQSIIIRKSKDRNVLDTELRTLKESCLSADFPISGTSCFKVSLPPLDHQGLCAKPVSILSMKRDEFQIIRH; this is encoded by the exons ATGACTTCGTttcaagttttaacaaaatctcaAGAAATTTGTCGTATGTCCTGGTTCCTAATCGAAATGGACGAAGGCCAATCTAAAGGAGGCAAAGAgaatggcaaaattgtctatggcgtTATACATTCCATTGATTTGGTGGATAATGATTCCTCGAATATGTATGTTAATCGTAGAGTTCGTTTCAATTGGAATCATGCCATTATTGAAGGTCGTGTTAAATTGGCATCCGATGATCGATTTTTTATTGAACAACAATTCAAAACGTTGACCAAAAATAATGAAGAAATTATATTGAAggagaaattttccaaaagatatTTGGTTCAGTACAATAAAGGTAGTAATACCATTGTCCATGCTGTAGTCCACCAGAAGGAGATTGTTTGGCCCAAAGAAGACTTCAATAGTATTAGTATACGCGAAGTTCTAATAAGAGATGACAAGATACAGCGAATGGCCACTGTATTGTATGTCAGCGATTCGGATGATTTGATACAAAAAGAATTGGATATATTGAAGACAAGGTGTTTTGAGAGG GCTTTTGAAGAACCCTATGATAATATTGACATTGAGATGACCCCCTGGCTTTTTGTGCAATACAGTAATGGACCCAGTAATGTTAGTTACTCAGTTGTTCACCTCAACTCTACTGTTTGGCAAACAGATAATCTATATCGTAATGTAGTAGCTTATATTAAGGATGGAGATTCTGTCTTTCAATCGATTATAATACGTAAATCGAAAGATCGTAACGTCTTGGACACTGAGTTACGTACCTTGAAAGAATCTTGTCTGTCTGCTGATTTCCCCATTAGTGGAACAAGCTGT TTTAAAGTATCATTGCCACCATTGGATCATCAGGGTTTGTGTGCTAAACCCGTATCGATATTATCTATGAAACGTGATGAATTCCAGATTATTAGACATTAA
- the LOC142226631 gene encoding uncharacterized protein LOC142226631 has product MGTYCKPWSPRSSSVKLLPVVLKNGDITQRKFRNAIFVNQFIKRKLDRIIEESEYDCLTECEIVYPGFHREYDRLSGGGLKCDTSENSDIFPRPYAALQHNAGNKSSITVDEEIRPKSKNQLQNSDITVRMDSIQDRYLINERSNNIQSIEVMNCKKSLKEKNSILRSGSNEVREISKSLSLDVKYADENEEEYKSEGKFYPLKKVKSSIDIYRLYGGCLRNRDSDEIEGEKESSRSHSTDVKIANNTSLEIKVKGLEDQIQQLIIDLRDMREQLVPLQEIRKNTERLNEIGALLEELKNNFFQLQKVFYDERPHSSPSKAKNFYSNRFPMQQEHLNHKHPHIPQKYSEVRNPNSMQVTGNNDLENPQLNFKPKLNALYDQKSKSRPHYRKSEIDTEPTTSLKARYQDQIRCNNQTECHMVDDPCSSHYSGGRHCQWSYPRAHSTALSFNENMQYQQSHNDCGQCRKRRDQYDLNFEKEHILDRSYAGNNGNTIEIDSDPFTKNLPHSTAYKNDEINAVHPIISDNLSQIIFNKIGKNDSSNIALTVLLDESNLYQINVSATNTGQSLAEVYATQEALQVADQNGLFEKFLTFFVINSKTNSKDNNQILGHSFKFMNIENEKLKGQYASKSKSDSSARYQTVLEEEKFVTPQSSDDVHIQTSVKNITKVDVTKGHKELFAERLENLDRQIQELHYDLKGMARN; this is encoded by the exons TGAAtcaatttataaaacgaaagttGGATAGAATTATTGAAGAATCGGAATATGATTGTTTGACTGAGTGCGAAATAGTTTATCCTGGTTTCCATAGAGAATATGATCGCTTATCTGGTGGAGGTTTGAAATGCGATACTTCTGAGAATAGTGATATATTCCCAAGACCTTATGCAGCACTGCAACATAATGCAGGGAATAAAAGTTCAATTACTGTGGATGAAGAAATTCGTCCAAAATCCAAAAACCAACTACAAAACTCAGATATTACTGTGAGAATGGATTCTATTCAGGATAGATATTTGATAAATGAAAGGAGCAATAACATACAGTCTATAGAAGTTATGAATTGTAAAAAGTCCTTAAAGGAAAAAAACTCAATACTTCGTTCTGGATCAAATGAAGTTAGGGAAATTTCAAAATCACTTTCACTTGATGTAAAATATGCTGATGAAAATGAGGAAGAATATAAATCGGAAGGAAAATTCTATCCTCTCAAGAAAGTAAAATCGTCAATAGACATTTATCGATTATATGGTGGATGTTTGAGAAATCGAGATAGTGATGAAATTGAAGGAGAAAAGGAATCTTCAAGATCACATTCCACTGATGTAAAGATCGCCAACAATACTAGCCTTGAAATTAAGGTTAAAGGTCTAGAGGACCAAATTCAACAATTGATTATTGATCTTAGAGATATGAGAGAACAACTTGTACCCCTACAGGAGATACGAAAAAATACGGAGCGACTTAATGAAATTGGTGCTCTTCTGgaagaattgaaaaataatttttttcaacttcaaaagGTTTTTTACGATGAACGCCCTCATTCATCCCCCAGTAAAGCAAAAAACTTTTATTCCAATCGATTTCCAATGCAACAAGAGCATCTTAATCATAAACATCCTCATATTCCTCAAAAATATTCTGAGGTTAGAAATCCTAATTCAATGCAAGTTACAGGAAATAATGATTTAGAAAATCCTCAACTGAATTTCAAACCAAAACTTAATGCTCTTTAtgatcaaaaatcaaaatctagACCACATTATAGAAAATCGGAAATAGACACAGAGCCTACTACATCATTGAAAGCCAGATATCAAGATCAAATCCGTTGCAATAATCAAACTGAATGTCATATGGTTGACGATCCGTGTTCTTCTCATTATTCTGGGGGTAGACATTGCCAGTGGTCATATCCAAGAGCACATTCTACGGCATTGAGCTTCAACGAAAATATGCAATATCAGCAATCACATAACGACTGTGGTCAATGCCGGAAGAGGAGAGACCAATATGATCTAAATTTCGAGAAGGAACATATCTTAGATAGGTCATATGCAGGGAATAATGGGAATACAATCGAAATTGATAGTGATCCTTTTACTAAAAATCTCCCGCACAGTACTGCATACAAGAATGATGAGATCAACGCTGTGCACCCTATTATATCCGACAATTTGTCTCAAATCATCTTTAATAAGATAGGGAAAAACGATTCTAGTAATATAGCCTTAACTGTCCTCTTAGATGAATCCAACCTCTATCAAATAAATGTCTCTGCGACAAATACAGGACAATCCTTAGCCGAAGTCTATGCAACGCAAGAAGCCCTGCAAGTGGCTGATCAGAATGGCTTATTTGAAAAATTCCTAACATTTTTCGTTATAAATTCGAAAACAAATTCCAAAGataacaatcaaattttggGACATTCCTTTAAATTTATGAATATAG AAAATGAAAAACTAAAAGGGCAATATGCTTCCAAAAGCAAATCGGATTCATCAGCACGATATCAAACTGTActtgaagaagaaaaatttgtaacccCTCAAAGCTCAGATGATGTCCACATACAAACTAGTGTTAAAAATATCACTAAGGTAGATGTAACAAAGGGTCATAAAGAATTATTTGCGGAACGTTTGGAAAACTTAGATCGCCAAATTCAAGAGTTACATTACGATCTTAAGGGAATGGCAAGAAACTAG
- the Elba3 gene encoding early boundary activity 3 isoform X1 has protein sequence MTSFQVLTKSQEICRMSWFLIEMDEGQSKGGKENGKIVYGVIHSIDLVDNDSSNMYVNRRVRFNWNHAIIEGRVKLASDDRFFIEQQFKTLTKNNEEIILKEKFSKRYLVQYNKGSNTIVHAVVHQKEIVWPKEDFNSISIREVLIRDDKIQRMATVLYVSDSDDLIQKELDILKTRCFERAFEEPYDNIDIEMTPWLFVQYSNGPSNVSYSVVHLNSTVWQTDNLYRNVVAYIKDGDSVFQSIIIRKSKDRNVLDTELRTLKESCLSADFPISGTSCVSNENINGILHKHFKVSLPPLDHQGLCAKPVSILSMKRDEFQIIRH, from the exons ATGACTTCGTttcaagttttaacaaaatctcaAGAAATTTGTCGTATGTCCTGGTTCCTAATCGAAATGGACGAAGGCCAATCTAAAGGAGGCAAAGAgaatggcaaaattgtctatggcgtTATACATTCCATTGATTTGGTGGATAATGATTCCTCGAATATGTATGTTAATCGTAGAGTTCGTTTCAATTGGAATCATGCCATTATTGAAGGTCGTGTTAAATTGGCATCCGATGATCGATTTTTTATTGAACAACAATTCAAAACGTTGACCAAAAATAATGAAGAAATTATATTGAAggagaaattttccaaaagatatTTGGTTCAGTACAATAAAGGTAGTAATACCATTGTCCATGCTGTAGTCCACCAGAAGGAGATTGTTTGGCCCAAAGAAGACTTCAATAGTATTAGTATACGCGAAGTTCTAATAAGAGATGACAAGATACAGCGAATGGCCACTGTATTGTATGTCAGCGATTCGGATGATTTGATACAAAAAGAATTGGATATATTGAAGACAAGGTGTTTTGAGAGG GCTTTTGAAGAACCCTATGATAATATTGACATTGAGATGACCCCCTGGCTTTTTGTGCAATACAGTAATGGACCCAGTAATGTTAGTTACTCAGTTGTTCACCTCAACTCTACTGTTTGGCAAACAGATAATCTATATCGTAATGTAGTAGCTTATATTAAGGATGGAGATTCTGTCTTTCAATCGATTATAATACGTAAATCGAAAGATCGTAACGTCTTGGACACTGAGTTACGTACCTTGAAAGAATCTTGTCTGTCTGCTGATTTCCCCATTAGTGGAACAAGCTGTGTAAGTAATGAGAATATAAACGGGATTTTACATAAACAT TTTAAAGTATCATTGCCACCATTGGATCATCAGGGTTTGTGTGCTAAACCCGTATCGATATTATCTATGAAACGTGATGAATTCCAGATTATTAGACATTAA